Genomic window (Dyadobacter fanqingshengii):
ATATTATTTAATGATTGTACTAAACTAGACTGGTTTTGAAAAATAAATATTGGTTTGATAAAATTTTAAACCGCCCGCGAAATTTGAAAACACCATGCTTGTCGACCCGAAGCAAACGCGCAAACGCGCACAAATTATCTTTGTTTTAAAAGGGGCACGATTCTTTGCTTTGAGTCTGTAAATTTGATATGTTCGGAAATTACATCATTCCAATCAAAAAACAGGCCCTGACAATGAACAAGATCCTTATCCCAATAGACTTTTCCGAAAATGCGGAACGCGCATTGGCTGCGGCAAAAATTATAGCCGAAAAAGAGACAACCCAGCTCCTGATATTGCATGCTTACCAGCCTTATATTGCGGACGTTAACATTACGCCCGGCAATGTGCTTCCAGGAATCGATGGCGGTGATTTTCTCTCCATGACCAATGAACTGGAAGGAGAATTCCAGAAAAAACTGGAAAAGTATATCGAGGAAGTTATTGCAGAGGGTTATCAGGCGGAGGCAATTTGGGCGATTGGCAGCGTTCAGTCTGCGGTTGAAGAGGCCATTGAAACACATAATCCCAGCTTAATTGTGATCGGGCGGACGGGCACGGGTGGTTTTATGGATAAGCTGATCGGCAGTTCGGCTACCAGCATCGGCCTGCATTCAACCTGTCCTGTGTT
Coding sequences:
- a CDS encoding universal stress protein, which produces MNKILIPIDFSENAERALAAAKIIAEKETTQLLILHAYQPYIADVNITPGNVLPGIDGGDFLSMTNELEGEFQKKLEKYIEEVIAEGYQAEAIWAIGSVQSAVEEAIETHNPSLIVIGRTGTGGFMDKLIGSSATSIGLHSTCPVLVIPPQSMPNKFQKVVYATQFEYDETDILREVFVLMNHLGANLTLLKIQSDSQPNIQADHQFIDEIKSKFTIAADAIVFRESRHVLDGIEDYCDEVGADLLIMSARERSFIEEFLINPSVTRKLIIDTHVPLLVFHLK